The proteins below are encoded in one region of Festucalex cinctus isolate MCC-2025b chromosome 2, RoL_Fcin_1.0, whole genome shotgun sequence:
- the LOC144015089 gene encoding cordon-bleu protein-like 1 isoform X1 encodes MKPEGMEDKIKRPYVPEATVRLLINYNKSQKTVLRVNPQLPLEMLLPLVCNKCEMRVETTVLLRDFQSKESLDIAKTLNEHGTLREVFAWDTANNDPLVNHDQPRPHEIANRSTVHHNDPSTGKRKQKEKIIFLSLYRRLKKKAEIKEGIVSSFPGLLKQKSADANKQDVSYSNTLPGLTRQKRRAPLPPLGASQSVPNNLSNLRCSQRSTASDFRRSKRKAPLPPCGNELLEVQSDIQ; translated from the exons ATGAAACCTGAAGGGATGGAGGACAAAATCAAGAGGCCTTATGTCCCTGAg GCCACTGTACGTCTGTTGATCAATTATAATAAGTCCCAGAAGACTGTGCTGAGAGTGAATCCCCAGTTGCCACTCGAGATGCTGCTTCCGTTGGTGTGCAACAAGTGCGAGATGAGAGTTGAAACAACCGTCCTTCTCAGGGACTTTCAGTCCAAAGAGTCACTGGACATTGCCAAGACTTTGAATGAGCATGGAACGTTAAGGGAGGTGTTTGCTTGGGACACAGCTAACAACGATCCCTTGGTCAATCATGATCAACCCCGTCCGCATGAAATAG CCAATCGGAGTACAGTACATCATAATGATCCATCCACAGGAAAAAGGAAACAGAAGGAGAAAATAATCTTTCTCAGCTTGTACCGAAGACTGAAGAAAAAGGCTGAAATA AAAGAAGGTATAGTGAGTTCTTTTCCTGGTCTTCTCAAACAAAAGTCTGCTGATGCAAACAAGCAGGACGTTTCATATTCAAACACCTTGCCAGGACTTACGCGCCAAAAGAGGCGAGCTCCGCTTCCCCCCTTGGGTGCATCCCAGAGTGTTCCGAACAACCTCAGCAATCTCAGATGCTCACAG AGATCCACTGCATCAGACTTTCGGAGATCTAAGAGGAAGGCCCCACTCCCTCCCTGTGGGAATGAGCTGCTGGAGGTGCAATCAGACATACAGTAA
- the LOC144015089 gene encoding cordon-bleu protein-like 1 isoform X2, producing the protein MKPEGMEDKIKRPYVPEATVRLLINYNKSQKTVLRVNPQLPLEMLLPLVCNKCEMRVETTVLLRDFQSKESLDIAKTLNEHGTLREVFAWDTANNDPLVNHDQPRPHEIANRSTVHHNDPSTGKRKQKEKIIFLSLYRRLKKKAEISADANKQDVSYSNTLPGLTRQKRRAPLPPLGASQSVPNNLSNLRCSQRSTASDFRRSKRKAPLPPCGNELLEVQSDIQ; encoded by the exons ATGAAACCTGAAGGGATGGAGGACAAAATCAAGAGGCCTTATGTCCCTGAg GCCACTGTACGTCTGTTGATCAATTATAATAAGTCCCAGAAGACTGTGCTGAGAGTGAATCCCCAGTTGCCACTCGAGATGCTGCTTCCGTTGGTGTGCAACAAGTGCGAGATGAGAGTTGAAACAACCGTCCTTCTCAGGGACTTTCAGTCCAAAGAGTCACTGGACATTGCCAAGACTTTGAATGAGCATGGAACGTTAAGGGAGGTGTTTGCTTGGGACACAGCTAACAACGATCCCTTGGTCAATCATGATCAACCCCGTCCGCATGAAATAG CCAATCGGAGTACAGTACATCATAATGATCCATCCACAGGAAAAAGGAAACAGAAGGAGAAAATAATCTTTCTCAGCTTGTACCGAAGACTGAAGAAAAAGGCTGAAATA TCTGCTGATGCAAACAAGCAGGACGTTTCATATTCAAACACCTTGCCAGGACTTACGCGCCAAAAGAGGCGAGCTCCGCTTCCCCCCTTGGGTGCATCCCAGAGTGTTCCGAACAACCTCAGCAATCTCAGATGCTCACAG AGATCCACTGCATCAGACTTTCGGAGATCTAAGAGGAAGGCCCCACTCCCTCCCTGTGGGAATGAGCTGCTGGAGGTGCAATCAGACATACAGTAA
- the LOC144015089 gene encoding cordon-bleu protein-like 1 isoform X3, whose protein sequence is MKPEGMEDKIKRPYVPEATVRLLINYNKSQKTVLRVNPQLPLEMLLPLVCNKCEMRVETTVLLRDFQSKESLDIAKTLNEHGTLREVFAWDTANNDPLVNHDQPRPHEIANRSTVHHNDPSTGKRKQKEKIIFLSLYRRLKKKAEIDLRAKRGELRFPPWVHPRVFRTTSAISDAHRDPLHQTFGDLRGRPHSLPVGMSCWRCNQTYSNC, encoded by the exons ATGAAACCTGAAGGGATGGAGGACAAAATCAAGAGGCCTTATGTCCCTGAg GCCACTGTACGTCTGTTGATCAATTATAATAAGTCCCAGAAGACTGTGCTGAGAGTGAATCCCCAGTTGCCACTCGAGATGCTGCTTCCGTTGGTGTGCAACAAGTGCGAGATGAGAGTTGAAACAACCGTCCTTCTCAGGGACTTTCAGTCCAAAGAGTCACTGGACATTGCCAAGACTTTGAATGAGCATGGAACGTTAAGGGAGGTGTTTGCTTGGGACACAGCTAACAACGATCCCTTGGTCAATCATGATCAACCCCGTCCGCATGAAATAG CCAATCGGAGTACAGTACATCATAATGATCCATCCACAGGAAAAAGGAAACAGAAGGAGAAAATAATCTTTCTCAGCTTGTACCGAAGACTGAAGAAAAAGGCTGAAATA GACTTACGCGCCAAAAGAGGCGAGCTCCGCTTCCCCCCTTGGGTGCATCCCAGAGTGTTCCGAACAACCTCAGCAATCTCAGATGCTCACAG AGATCCACTGCATCAGACTTTCGGAGATCTAAGAGGAAGGCCCCACTCCCTCCCTGTGGGAATGAGCTGCTGGAGGTGCAATCAGACATACAGTAACTGCTGA
- the LOC144015089 gene encoding cordon-bleu protein-like 1 isoform X5 — protein sequence MKPEGMEDKIKRPYVPEATVRLLINYNKSQKTVLRVNPQLPLEMLLPLVCNKCEMRVETTVLLRDFQSKESLDIAKTLNEHGTLREVFAWDTANNDPLVNHDQPRPHEIGLTRQKRRAPLPPLGASQSVPNNLSNLRCSQRSTASDFRRSKRKAPLPPCGNELLEVQSDIQ from the exons ATGAAACCTGAAGGGATGGAGGACAAAATCAAGAGGCCTTATGTCCCTGAg GCCACTGTACGTCTGTTGATCAATTATAATAAGTCCCAGAAGACTGTGCTGAGAGTGAATCCCCAGTTGCCACTCGAGATGCTGCTTCCGTTGGTGTGCAACAAGTGCGAGATGAGAGTTGAAACAACCGTCCTTCTCAGGGACTTTCAGTCCAAAGAGTCACTGGACATTGCCAAGACTTTGAATGAGCATGGAACGTTAAGGGAGGTGTTTGCTTGGGACACAGCTAACAACGATCCCTTGGTCAATCATGATCAACCCCGTCCGCATGAAATAG GACTTACGCGCCAAAAGAGGCGAGCTCCGCTTCCCCCCTTGGGTGCATCCCAGAGTGTTCCGAACAACCTCAGCAATCTCAGATGCTCACAG AGATCCACTGCATCAGACTTTCGGAGATCTAAGAGGAAGGCCCCACTCCCTCCCTGTGGGAATGAGCTGCTGGAGGTGCAATCAGACATACAGTAA
- the LOC144015089 gene encoding cordon-bleu protein-like 1 isoform X4 — MLLPLVCNKCEMRVETTVLLRDFQSKESLDIAKTLNEHGTLREVFAWDTANNDPLVNHDQPRPHEIANRSTVHHNDPSTGKRKQKEKIIFLSLYRRLKKKAEIKEGIVSSFPGLLKQKSADANKQDVSYSNTLPGLTRQKRRAPLPPLGASQSVPNNLSNLRCSQRSTASDFRRSKRKAPLPPCGNELLEVQSDIQ; from the exons ATGCTGCTTCCGTTGGTGTGCAACAAGTGCGAGATGAGAGTTGAAACAACCGTCCTTCTCAGGGACTTTCAGTCCAAAGAGTCACTGGACATTGCCAAGACTTTGAATGAGCATGGAACGTTAAGGGAGGTGTTTGCTTGGGACACAGCTAACAACGATCCCTTGGTCAATCATGATCAACCCCGTCCGCATGAAATAG CCAATCGGAGTACAGTACATCATAATGATCCATCCACAGGAAAAAGGAAACAGAAGGAGAAAATAATCTTTCTCAGCTTGTACCGAAGACTGAAGAAAAAGGCTGAAATA AAAGAAGGTATAGTGAGTTCTTTTCCTGGTCTTCTCAAACAAAAGTCTGCTGATGCAAACAAGCAGGACGTTTCATATTCAAACACCTTGCCAGGACTTACGCGCCAAAAGAGGCGAGCTCCGCTTCCCCCCTTGGGTGCATCCCAGAGTGTTCCGAACAACCTCAGCAATCTCAGATGCTCACAG AGATCCACTGCATCAGACTTTCGGAGATCTAAGAGGAAGGCCCCACTCCCTCCCTGTGGGAATGAGCTGCTGGAGGTGCAATCAGACATACAGTAA